Proteins encoded within one genomic window of Longimicrobiaceae bacterium:
- the tsaB gene encoding tRNA (adenosine(37)-N6)-threonylcarbamoyltransferase complex dimerization subunit type 1 TsaB produces MSGLASPASADSAAFLGEDGRPNGPVLALDSSTATGSVAVGDGDKLLAETVLNVGPGHSAALLPAVDAALKTAGLKPRDLAGVVVAAGPGSFTGLRIAAASAKGMVAALGVPLFAYSGLMAAAGACWGAERPVCAIFDARRRDVYAACYRFGAGVEEVFAPRALTVDELVERFRDDAHPPIFTGEAVAMHGEEIARALGAPVVPPLLAISRASVLLWLARAAPALGRVADAAAWEPEYVRASGAERIATAAAAG; encoded by the coding sequence ATGAGCGGCCTCGCATCTCCCGCATCGGCTGACAGCGCCGCGTTCCTGGGAGAAGACGGGCGGCCGAACGGGCCGGTGCTGGCGCTGGACAGCTCCACCGCCACGGGCTCCGTGGCGGTGGGCGACGGCGACAAGCTGCTCGCGGAGACGGTGCTGAACGTAGGCCCCGGCCACTCGGCCGCGCTGCTGCCCGCGGTGGACGCGGCGCTGAAGACGGCGGGACTGAAGCCGCGCGACTTGGCGGGCGTGGTCGTGGCTGCGGGGCCGGGCTCGTTCACCGGCCTGCGCATCGCCGCGGCGTCGGCCAAGGGGATGGTGGCGGCGCTGGGCGTGCCCCTCTTCGCGTACTCCGGGCTGATGGCTGCCGCGGGCGCGTGCTGGGGCGCGGAGCGGCCGGTGTGCGCCATCTTCGACGCGCGGCGGCGGGACGTGTACGCGGCCTGCTACCGCTTCGGCGCGGGCGTGGAGGAGGTCTTCGCGCCCCGGGCGCTCACGGTGGACGAGCTGGTGGAACGCTTCCGCGACGACGCGCATCCCCCCATCTTCACCGGCGAGGCGGTGGCGATGCACGGCGAGGAGATCGCCCGCGCGCTGGGCGCTCCCGTGGTGCCGCCGCTGCTCGCCATCTCCCGCGCATCGGTGCTGCTGTGGCTGGCGCGCGCGGCCCCGGCGCTGGGGCGCGTGGCGGACGCGGCGGCGTGGGAGCCGGAGTACGTGCGTGCGTCCGGGGCGGAGCGCATCGCCACCGCCGCCGCGGCGGGGT
- the tsaE gene encoding tRNA (adenosine(37)-N6)-threonylcarbamoyltransferase complex ATPase subunit type 1 TsaE: MPDGEVREMNGRASSAGVHAGAPAASHRPADGVSVDAESADAGSADAESGDTDSVDAGSGDVGRLTAGDGERTALLSEPELIAWGTRIGREAGTPLVLALDGDLGAGKSTLARAIARGAGVEGDVPSPTFNLIFSYDTPRGVRLHHLDLYRLDHQDEVWDLGWSDLGAENDVVLIEWAENAFTLLPKPRWDVVLEEAETEDRRRVTLTPVGDPPALPPFPDAEDGR; this comes from the coding sequence ATGCCTGACGGCGAGGTTCGGGAGATGAACGGCCGCGCATCGTCCGCCGGCGTCCACGCGGGCGCACCCGCCGCCTCGCATCGGCCGGCCGATGGTGTTTCAGTGGATGCGGAGTCGGCCGATGCGGGTTCCGCGGATGCAGAGTCGGGCGATACGGATTCGGTCGATGCGGGTTCGGGAGATGTAGGGCGGCTGACGGCGGGGGATGGCGAGCGCACGGCGCTGCTGAGCGAGCCCGAGCTAATTGCGTGGGGCACGCGGATCGGCCGGGAGGCGGGGACGCCGCTCGTGCTGGCGCTGGACGGCGACCTGGGCGCGGGCAAGTCCACGCTCGCCCGGGCCATCGCGCGCGGCGCGGGCGTGGAAGGCGACGTACCCTCGCCCACGTTCAACCTGATCTTCAGCTACGATACGCCGCGCGGCGTCCGGCTGCATCACCTGGACCTCTACCGCCTGGACCACCAGGACGAGGTGTGGGACCTGGGCTGGTCGGACCTGGGCGCGGAGAACGACGTGGTGCTGATCGAATGGGCGGAGAACGCGTTCACCCTCCTCCCCAAGCCGCGCTGGGACGTCGTCCTGGAAGAGGCGGAGACGGAGGACCGGCGCCGCGTCACCCTCACCCCCGTCGGCGATCCGCCCGCGCTGCCTCCGTTTCCGGACGCGGAGGACGGGCGATGA